From the genome of Streptomyces sp. NBC_01116, one region includes:
- a CDS encoding nuclear transport factor 2 family protein: protein MIVALALAVCAAGAAGWGGRLRYEATHDDAASFARTRDDALAAGEQAVQNMNTLDHRSLEKGLDSWEQSTTGDLHSQLVDGRDAFAEQIAAAKTVSTAKVLSGAVTELDQRAGRAGVMVAIRVTVTAPKSEPAVKESRLLGSLTRTADGWKLSALGQAPVGGTGG from the coding sequence GTGATCGTCGCGCTGGCCCTGGCGGTCTGCGCTGCCGGGGCGGCGGGCTGGGGCGGCCGGCTGCGCTACGAGGCCACGCACGACGACGCGGCGTCCTTCGCGCGGACGCGGGACGACGCACTCGCGGCGGGCGAGCAGGCGGTGCAGAACATGAACACCCTGGACCACCGCTCCCTGGAGAAGGGGCTCGACAGCTGGGAGCAGTCCACCACCGGCGATCTGCACAGCCAACTCGTCGACGGACGTGACGCGTTCGCCGAGCAGATCGCCGCGGCCAAGACGGTGAGCACCGCGAAGGTCCTCTCCGGCGCGGTGACCGAACTCGACCAACGGGCGGGCCGGGCCGGGGTGATGGTGGCCATCCGGGTCACCGTCACCGCGCCGAAGAGCGAACCGGCTGTGAAGGAGAGCCGGTTGCTCGGGAGCCTCACCCGCACCGCCGACGGGTGGAAGCTCAGCGCGCTGGGCCAGGCACCCGTCGGCGGCACGGGCGGCTGA
- a CDS encoding lytic transglycosylase domain-containing protein: MSFNRTVRRRLGTTATAVAAMTALTASQAPGFTPPVPRQGKAASSDDVVWSEVPGDDVYHTELPPLRSPKPPAPLKPGAKPDPLVARTWSEAGIPATVLAAYRTAESALRRGDPGCGLPWHLLAAIGKVESGQASGGRIDARGTTLTPILGPALDGNGFALIRDTDDGAYDGDRAYDRAVGPMQFIPSTWASWGADGNGDGRRDPNNIYDAALAAGRYLCAGSRDLTRRADLDRAILSYNRSDTYLRTVLSWLEFYRGGSHAVADGEGVLPASPGPGGKTPPRAPVGGPGAPERPGKGDGGVVVGPQPTRPPTPTPTPRPTGPGSPSPSPDPTDSGPTDPGPSPSPDPTDPGPTDPGPSPSPDPTDPGPTDPGPTPSPDPGETGPGCPDGTPSPSPSAPSPSEETPGGQGEPGDPCAPGEGAGG, translated from the coding sequence ATGAGCTTCAACCGCACGGTGCGCCGACGGCTCGGCACCACGGCCACCGCCGTCGCCGCGATGACCGCGCTCACCGCGTCCCAGGCCCCGGGGTTCACGCCACCCGTGCCCCGGCAGGGGAAGGCGGCGTCCTCGGACGACGTCGTGTGGAGCGAGGTGCCGGGCGACGACGTCTACCACACGGAGTTGCCCCCGCTGCGGTCCCCGAAGCCGCCCGCACCTCTGAAGCCCGGGGCGAAGCCCGATCCGCTCGTGGCCCGCACCTGGTCCGAGGCGGGCATTCCGGCGACCGTGCTGGCCGCCTACCGCACGGCCGAGAGCGCGCTGCGCCGCGGCGACCCGGGCTGCGGGCTGCCGTGGCACCTGCTGGCGGCGATCGGCAAGGTCGAGTCGGGCCAGGCGTCCGGCGGGCGGATCGACGCCCGGGGGACGACGCTCACCCCGATCCTCGGCCCCGCGCTCGACGGCAACGGCTTCGCCCTGATCCGGGACACCGACGACGGGGCGTACGACGGCGACCGCGCCTACGACCGGGCTGTCGGGCCGATGCAGTTCATCCCCTCGACCTGGGCGTCCTGGGGTGCGGACGGCAACGGCGACGGCCGCCGGGACCCGAACAACATCTACGACGCGGCGCTCGCCGCGGGGCGCTACCTCTGTGCCGGGTCCCGCGATCTGACCCGCCGCGCCGACCTGGACCGGGCGATCCTCAGCTACAACCGGTCCGACACCTACCTGCGGACCGTGCTGTCCTGGCTGGAGTTCTACCGCGGCGGCAGCCATGCGGTCGCCGACGGCGAGGGCGTCCTCCCGGCCAGCCCGGGCCCCGGCGGGAAGACCCCGCCCAGGGCGCCGGTCGGCGGGCCCGGCGCGCCGGAACGTCCCGGCAAGGGCGACGGAGGCGTCGTCGTCGGCCCGCAGCCCACCCGGCCGCCGACTCCGACACCCACCCCTCGCCCCACGGGCCCCGGTTCACCGAGCCCGAGCCCCGACCCGACGGACTCCGGCCCCACCGACCCCGGCCCGAGCCCGAGCCCCGACCCGACCGACCCGGGCCCCACCGACCCGGGCCCGAGCCCCAGCCCCGACCCGACGGACCCCGGCCCCACGGACCCCGGCCCCACCCCCTCGCCCGACCCCGGCGAGACGGGCCCGGGCTGCCCCGACGGCACCCCGTCACCGTCCCCGTCGGCGCCTTCTCCGAGCGAGGAGACGCCGGGCGGCCAGGGCGAACCCGGCGATCCCTGTGCGCCGGGCGAAGGGGCCGGTGGCTGA
- the ppk2 gene encoding polyphosphate kinase 2, whose product MTDDGRNTEPAELLKGLTVDGRRPEQPVLLDEQGRPLETWRENHPYDRRVRRREYEREKRFLQIELLKLQRWVRESGQRLVVLCEGRDAAGKGGTIQRFTERLNPRGARVVALEKPTERESGQWYFQRYVAHLPTAGEIVFFDRSWYNRAGVERVMDFCTPEQYEHFLKQAPQFERMLVDDGVLLVKFWFSVSRGEQRTRFAIRQVDPVRQWKLSPTDVASLDLWDEYTAAKVEMFRATDTACAPWTVVKNNDKKRGRLEAMRSLLWRFDYDSKDEKAVGAPDPLIVGPADTLLEPGEERTDLSPTPLTGGAHGPGDHPGRA is encoded by the coding sequence ATGACCGACGACGGCCGGAACACCGAACCCGCGGAGCTGCTGAAGGGGCTGACCGTCGACGGCCGGCGCCCCGAGCAGCCCGTGCTCCTCGACGAGCAGGGCCGTCCTCTGGAGACGTGGCGGGAGAACCATCCGTACGACCGGCGGGTGCGCCGCAGGGAGTACGAACGGGAGAAACGATTCCTCCAGATCGAGCTCCTGAAGCTCCAGCGGTGGGTCCGCGAGAGCGGGCAGCGGCTGGTGGTCCTGTGCGAGGGCCGCGACGCGGCGGGCAAGGGCGGAACGATCCAGCGGTTCACCGAGCGGCTCAATCCGCGTGGGGCGCGCGTGGTCGCCCTGGAGAAGCCCACCGAGCGGGAGAGCGGGCAGTGGTACTTCCAGCGGTATGTGGCGCATCTTCCGACCGCCGGCGAGATCGTCTTCTTCGACCGCTCCTGGTACAACCGGGCCGGGGTGGAGCGCGTGATGGACTTCTGCACACCGGAGCAGTACGAGCACTTCCTGAAGCAGGCCCCGCAGTTCGAGCGGATGCTGGTCGATGACGGCGTCCTGCTGGTGAAGTTCTGGTTCTCGGTCTCCCGCGGTGAGCAGCGGACCCGCTTCGCGATCCGGCAGGTCGACCCGGTACGCCAGTGGAAGCTGTCGCCGACCGACGTGGCCTCCCTGGATCTCTGGGACGAGTACACCGCCGCGAAGGTCGAGATGTTCCGGGCCACGGACACCGCGTGCGCGCCGTGGACCGTGGTCAAGAACAACGACAAGAAGCGCGGCCGGCTGGAGGCGATGCGCAGCCTGCTGTGGCGTTTCGACTACGACAGCAAGGACGAGAAGGCCGTGGGCGCCCCGGATCCGCTCATCGTCGGTCCCGCGGACACCTTGTTGGAGCCGGGTGAGGAGCGGACGGATCTCTCACCCACCCCCCTGACCGGCGGGGCCCACGGGCCGGGCGACCATCCCGGGCGGGCGTGA
- a CDS encoding ATP-dependent DNA ligase → MDLPVMPPVKPMLAKSVAKIPPGMSYEAKWDGFRAIVYRDGDEVEIGSRTGKSLTRYFPDLVDVVRENLPPRCVIDGEIVIAHEGRLDFERLGERIHPADSRVRLLAEQTPASLIAFDVLAVDDTSLLPTRQADRRDVLRAALSEASAPVFLAPATTDIEVAREWFDRYEGAGLDGVVAKPLDLPYRPDARAMYKIKHERTADVVVAGYREHKSGPVVGSLLLGLYDADGVLQHVGVCAAFPMKRRAELAEELAPLRVGFAEHPWGAWAEAAAHERSRLPGTQNRWSGRKDQSWVPLRPERVCEVAYDHMEGDRFRHTTQFRRWRPDRSPAGCTYAQLEEVVSFDLSEVLSGG, encoded by the coding sequence ATGGACCTGCCGGTGATGCCGCCCGTGAAGCCGATGCTCGCCAAGTCGGTCGCCAAGATCCCGCCGGGCATGAGCTACGAGGCGAAGTGGGACGGCTTCCGGGCGATCGTGTACCGGGACGGCGACGAGGTGGAGATCGGCAGCCGCACGGGCAAGTCCCTGACCCGCTACTTCCCCGACCTGGTCGACGTCGTACGGGAGAACCTCCCGCCGCGCTGTGTGATCGACGGGGAGATCGTCATCGCCCACGAGGGACGGCTCGACTTCGAGCGGCTCGGCGAGCGCATCCATCCGGCGGACTCCCGGGTGCGTCTGCTCGCCGAGCAGACCCCGGCGAGCCTGATCGCCTTCGACGTCCTCGCCGTCGACGACACCTCGCTTCTCCCCACCCGGCAGGCGGACCGGCGGGACGTGCTGAGGGCCGCGCTCTCGGAAGCGTCCGCGCCCGTGTTCCTCGCCCCGGCCACCACGGACATCGAGGTCGCCCGGGAGTGGTTCGACCGGTACGAGGGGGCCGGGCTCGACGGGGTCGTGGCGAAACCGCTCGATCTCCCCTACCGGCCGGACGCCCGGGCGATGTACAAGATCAAGCACGAGCGGACCGCCGACGTCGTGGTGGCGGGCTATCGCGAGCACAAGAGCGGCCCGGTCGTCGGTTCGCTCCTGCTCGGCCTGTACGACGCCGACGGCGTGCTCCAGCACGTCGGGGTCTGCGCGGCCTTCCCGATGAAGCGGCGCGCCGAACTGGCCGAGGAACTCGCTCCGCTGCGCGTCGGGTTCGCCGAGCACCCGTGGGGCGCCTGGGCGGAGGCGGCGGCGCACGAGCGGTCCCGGCTGCCGGGGACGCAGAACCGCTGGTCGGGCAGGAAGGACCAGTCCTGGGTGCCGCTGCGCCCGGAGCGGGTGTGCGAGGTGGCCTACGACCACATGGAGGGCGACCGGTTCCGGCACACCACCCAGTTCCGTCGGTGGCGGCCGGACCGGTCCCCCGCCGGCTGTACATACGCGCAGTTGGAGGAGGTCGTCTCCTTCGACCTGTCCGAGGTGCTGTCGGGCGGCTGA
- the ligD gene encoding non-homologous end-joining DNA ligase — MGAAVELDAGGRAVRLSNPDKVYFPEKGYTKRDVAEYFLAVGPGITRALNHRPTTLQRFVDGVEGDFFYQKRAPKNLPEWIPTARIAFPSGRPADEICPTEPAAVIWAANLGTLTFHPWPVRAGDTDHPDELRIDLDPQPGTDYADAVTAAHELRSVLEDHGVRGWPKTSGGRGIHVFVPIEPAWTFTEVRRATIAVGRELERRMPDRVTTAWWKEERGERIFVDFNQTARDRTIASAYSVRPFPHAPVSAPLRWEEVDDAEPRDFDIVTLPARYAELGDVHADMDQEAFRLDALLELADRDEKERGLGDMPYPPEYPKMPGEPKRVQPSRARHEDGDGSDGGGGTA; from the coding sequence ATGGGAGCAGCGGTGGAGCTGGACGCGGGCGGACGGGCCGTGAGGCTGTCCAACCCGGACAAGGTGTACTTCCCGGAGAAGGGCTACACCAAGAGGGACGTGGCCGAGTACTTCCTGGCGGTGGGGCCGGGGATCACCCGGGCCCTGAACCACCGGCCGACCACGCTCCAGCGCTTCGTCGACGGGGTCGAGGGCGACTTCTTCTACCAGAAGCGCGCCCCGAAGAACCTTCCCGAGTGGATCCCCACCGCCCGCATCGCCTTCCCGAGCGGCCGGCCCGCCGACGAGATCTGCCCCACCGAGCCCGCCGCCGTGATCTGGGCCGCCAACCTCGGCACCCTCACCTTCCACCCCTGGCCGGTCCGCGCCGGGGACACCGACCACCCGGACGAACTCCGCATCGACCTGGACCCGCAGCCCGGCACCGACTACGCGGACGCCGTCACCGCCGCCCATGAGCTGCGTTCCGTCCTGGAGGACCACGGCGTACGCGGCTGGCCCAAGACCTCCGGCGGCCGGGGCATCCACGTCTTCGTGCCCATCGAGCCGGCCTGGACCTTCACCGAGGTCCGGCGCGCCACCATCGCCGTAGGGCGGGAGCTGGAGCGGCGGATGCCCGATCGGGTGACGACCGCCTGGTGGAAGGAGGAGCGCGGTGAGCGGATCTTCGTCGACTTCAACCAGACCGCCCGCGACCGCACCATCGCCTCCGCCTACTCCGTACGTCCCTTCCCGCACGCCCCGGTCTCCGCACCGCTGCGCTGGGAGGAGGTCGACGACGCCGAACCGCGCGACTTCGACATCGTCACGCTCCCGGCGCGCTACGCCGAACTCGGCGACGTCCACGCCGACATGGACCAGGAGGCGTTCCGGCTCGACGCCCTGCTGGAGCTGGCCGACCGGGACGAGAAGGAGCGCGGGCTCGGCGACATGCCCTATCCGCCGGAGTATCCGAAGATGCCCGGCGAACCCAAGCGCGTCCAGCCCAGCCGGGCCCGCCACGAAGACGGCGACGGCAGCGACGGCGGCGGCGGGACGGCGTGA
- a CDS encoding ABC transporter permease, which produces MSGSGDRRGAHGRTPTLRERWEAYKHSPFLPATVLVLIVAAAAGLFAGSYTYAMADPTPHRIPAALVTRPEPARGAAFVAGMEKALDASLELRDYPDVAEARRAMDEQKVFAIVRASDGGVALDVAGASGASVAELLGKAGLEVGEATGVEVTVRDIKPLQRGDPRGLALFYISLAAVIMGFLGAIQLSVHAHGLNPAERIAFTVAYALLGGFAIAAAVDWWLGAVDLPFVQSWLILAFTMFTSGMVFTMFNTLMGRWAMIPTWGVMVLLGNPSSGGAVSWPLLPSALGHIGRWLPPGASVNAQHTAVYYQGHQFVFPYLVLAGWALVSCTVFWVWRHRHPGGRARTPEHADAAT; this is translated from the coding sequence GTGAGCGGGAGCGGTGACCGGCGCGGCGCGCACGGGCGGACCCCGACCCTCCGCGAGCGCTGGGAGGCGTACAAGCACAGCCCGTTCCTCCCCGCGACCGTCCTCGTCCTGATCGTCGCCGCCGCGGCCGGTCTCTTCGCCGGCTCCTACACGTACGCGATGGCCGACCCCACTCCGCACCGCATCCCCGCGGCCCTGGTCACCCGACCGGAGCCGGCGCGCGGCGCGGCGTTCGTCGCCGGCATGGAGAAGGCCCTGGACGCCTCGCTCGAACTGCGCGACTATCCCGACGTCGCCGAGGCCCGCCGCGCCATGGACGAGCAGAAGGTCTTCGCGATCGTGCGCGCGTCCGACGGGGGAGTGGCCCTCGACGTCGCCGGAGCCTCCGGAGCCTCCGTGGCCGAGCTGCTCGGCAAGGCGGGCCTGGAGGTGGGCGAGGCCACCGGGGTCGAGGTCACGGTCCGGGACATCAAGCCGCTCCAGCGGGGCGACCCGCGCGGGCTCGCCCTCTTCTACATCTCGCTGGCCGCCGTGATCATGGGCTTCCTCGGCGCGATCCAGCTCAGCGTGCACGCCCACGGGCTGAACCCGGCCGAACGCATCGCCTTCACCGTCGCCTACGCCCTGCTCGGCGGGTTCGCCATCGCGGCGGCCGTGGACTGGTGGCTCGGGGCGGTGGACCTGCCGTTCGTCCAGTCCTGGCTGATCCTGGCGTTCACGATGTTCACCTCCGGCATGGTCTTCACCATGTTCAACACGTTGATGGGCCGCTGGGCGATGATCCCCACCTGGGGCGTCATGGTGCTGCTCGGCAACCCGTCCTCCGGCGGCGCGGTGTCCTGGCCGCTGCTGCCCTCGGCGCTCGGGCACATCGGCCGCTGGCTGCCGCCGGGCGCCTCCGTCAACGCCCAGCACACCGCCGTCTACTACCAGGGCCACCAGTTCGTCTTCCCGTACCTGGTCCTCGCCGGCTGGGCGCTGGTCTCCTGCACGGTGTTCTGGGTGTGGCGCCACCGACACCCCGGTGGCCGCGCCCGCACGCCGGAGCACGCGGACGCGGCCACCTGA
- a CDS encoding OmpL47-type beta-barrel domain-containing protein: MALLASLLMVLGLTSTAAYGKGDDAPRAAAADQVLTWTAGDPIDRYLSAPKTAVAGKATIVFENSTATGNTTSMPHTLTFSVSDPEFNNDVQLNILANPGDAEGGKHSVEVTLSPGRYFYHCTIPGHGMMQGILTVTEGSGEDTEAPATSAKVDGDQNGDGAYIGQATVGIEATDAGSGVDTVEFALGADGEWQPYTAPVVVNEVGDHTVRYRATDKAGNVAAEKSVDFAVAAPPTDDETPPETSATVSGEKDDAGAYLGMATVTVTASDTGSGVNTIEYALGAAGEWKPYTAPVMVHEVGEHQVRYRATDRSGNVADEKAVDFTVVEPPSQDRTAPETSVKVEGDKNSDGAFITSAKATVSATDDDSGVDKVEYSLDGGPYLAYTTPVIVDRVGHHSIAHRATDKAGNTSEAKKVSFTIAQGGGVPAPNCAEFDERHTVFVGTVDTGVPNRITRNRCTINELIEDEKDWSSHALFLKHVTKVLDQLKADGVIDQRERRAINQAAKQSGIGKPGQSEGYTKLFDGTAASLAKWSHVGGGKFELNEEEGSITSSTTVGGMGMLWLPNRAYGDYSLKLQWRDDAPGGGNANGGVFVRFPKVHDHPEESRPEWVAIKYGHEIQINDRPDGDMYKTGSVYGFDRVGLGGAGVTPKGTWNDYEIKVVDQHYEIYRNGVLINEFDNTGGQLFEPPRGDDPGTDGRRFASGYIGLQVHGVTDVISYRDIRIKEL; this comes from the coding sequence GTGGCCCTGCTGGCCTCCCTCCTGATGGTCCTCGGACTGACCTCGACGGCCGCGTACGGCAAGGGGGACGACGCTCCCCGGGCGGCCGCCGCCGACCAGGTGCTGACCTGGACCGCGGGCGACCCGATCGACCGCTATCTGTCCGCGCCGAAGACGGCGGTGGCCGGCAAGGCGACCATCGTCTTCGAGAACAGCACGGCCACCGGGAACACGACGAGCATGCCGCACACGCTGACGTTCAGCGTGTCGGACCCGGAGTTCAACAACGACGTCCAGCTGAACATCCTGGCCAACCCGGGCGACGCCGAGGGCGGCAAGCACAGCGTGGAGGTCACGCTGTCGCCCGGCCGGTACTTCTACCACTGCACGATCCCCGGCCACGGCATGATGCAGGGCATCCTGACCGTCACCGAGGGCAGCGGCGAGGACACCGAGGCCCCCGCGACCTCGGCGAAGGTCGACGGCGACCAGAACGGTGACGGCGCGTACATCGGCCAGGCCACGGTGGGCATCGAGGCCACCGACGCGGGCTCCGGCGTCGACACCGTCGAGTTCGCCCTCGGGGCGGACGGCGAGTGGCAGCCCTACACCGCGCCCGTCGTGGTGAACGAGGTCGGCGACCACACGGTCCGCTACCGGGCCACCGACAAGGCGGGCAACGTGGCGGCGGAGAAGTCCGTCGACTTCGCGGTCGCCGCGCCGCCGACCGACGACGAGACGCCGCCGGAGACCTCGGCGACCGTCTCGGGCGAGAAGGACGACGCGGGCGCGTACCTGGGGATGGCCACGGTCACCGTGACCGCGTCCGACACCGGGTCCGGCGTCAACACCATCGAGTACGCGCTCGGCGCGGCCGGTGAGTGGAAGCCGTACACCGCACCGGTGATGGTCCACGAGGTGGGCGAGCACCAGGTCCGCTACCGGGCCACCGACCGGTCGGGCAACGTGGCGGACGAGAAGGCCGTCGACTTCACCGTGGTCGAGCCGCCGTCGCAGGACCGGACGGCTCCGGAGACCTCGGTGAAGGTCGAGGGCGACAAGAACAGCGACGGCGCGTTCATCACCAGCGCCAAGGCCACCGTCTCGGCGACCGACGACGACTCGGGCGTGGACAAGGTCGAGTACAGCCTCGACGGCGGTCCCTACCTCGCGTACACCACCCCGGTGATCGTCGACCGGGTCGGCCACCACTCCATCGCCCACCGGGCGACCGACAAGGCGGGCAACACCTCCGAGGCGAAGAAGGTGTCGTTCACCATCGCCCAGGGCGGCGGGGTCCCCGCGCCGAACTGCGCGGAGTTCGACGAGCGGCACACCGTCTTCGTCGGCACGGTCGACACGGGCGTGCCGAACCGGATCACCCGCAACCGCTGCACGATCAACGAGCTGATCGAGGACGAGAAGGACTGGTCCTCCCACGCGCTGTTCCTCAAGCACGTGACGAAGGTGCTCGACCAGCTGAAGGCCGACGGCGTCATCGACCAGCGCGAGCGCCGGGCGATCAACCAGGCCGCCAAGCAGTCGGGCATCGGGAAGCCGGGCCAGTCCGAGGGCTACACCAAGCTCTTCGACGGCACGGCGGCCTCGCTCGCCAAGTGGAGCCACGTGGGCGGCGGCAAGTTCGAGCTGAACGAGGAGGAGGGCTCCATCACCAGCTCCACCACGGTGGGCGGGATGGGCATGCTGTGGCTGCCGAACCGGGCCTACGGCGACTACTCGCTCAAGCTCCAGTGGCGGGACGACGCCCCCGGCGGCGGCAACGCCAACGGCGGGGTCTTCGTCCGCTTCCCGAAGGTCCACGACCACCCGGAGGAGTCGCGTCCGGAGTGGGTCGCCATCAAGTACGGCCATGAGATCCAGATCAACGACCGGCCGGACGGCGACATGTACAAGACCGGCTCCGTGTACGGCTTCGACCGGGTGGGGCTCGGCGGCGCCGGGGTCACCCCGAAGGGCACCTGGAACGACTACGAGATCAAGGTGGTGGACCAGCACTACGAGATCTACCGCAACGGTGTCCTGATCAACGAGTTCGACAACACCGGCGGTCAGCTCTTCGAGCCGCCGCGGGGCGACGACCCGGGCACCGACGGCCGGCGGTTCGCCTCCGGTTACATCGGGCTCCAGGTGCACGGCGTCACCGACGTCATCTCGTACCGCGACATCCGGATCAAGGAGCTGTAA
- a CDS encoding ThuA domain-containing protein, which yields MQRASHHRSRSRRGLAAAVAAGALTASMLGSGGPASADTSPDRALVEKMATTLSLPSPPGAAKQVKVLVFHASAADEAPYTDAGIAAIEKIGLSGPEAGRFTTVATADPKVFTNGKRLGSFHAVVFLTGGGDVLDPEQEAGLEAYMEAGGGFLGIHDAARTEPYSDWFTGLVGARPAANSPASAQRATVEIGDRVHPATKNLPLEWKRPDKWLNWTKNPSGEVHTVARVRELTYKPGASANGWDHPVSWCRDYDGGRSFYTAMGGTADSFAETDFRDHLRGALAWTNRTSQADCKATITSNYTAERLTQPNQPGQNDQIGEPHGLVTAPDGRVFYIGRGGADSSAPVVIDWNDPDIGKGKGEIHVYDPKTKKVTLAGALDVFGNKGGGDELVKVEEGLLGIELDPDFASNGWVYLHYTPHAKIDRDKRMATRQVSRFTFDSATGKLDLASEKVLLGWPVQINSCCHAGGGMAWDSKDNLYIATGDNNSSGFSGGYSGNNPEPNYKGVGFADARRTAGNTNNLNGKILRIHPEDDGTYTLPSGNLFTGEEPDEGGGKTRGEIYVMGVRNPARISIDAATDTLYAGWVGPDAGAPSTTWGPAKYDTFAAITKAGNHGWPYCMGNNQPYRDRNLPDPSKPLGWYDCDAPKNESPHNDGLVKIPPVTPNTIWYSPQGGGVDYPRDENGVPSYKAEEGKQLLPWLKGGGQATMNGPLYRYDAQSGSTAKWPAYWDGKWFVGDFYDDTQPRHAVLTDPKTVGKGGLPTHAESLKKIIPVGADGIRNLMDWKFAPDGSLYVLDYGRGFFTSDPKSALWRVAYKGGAATPAAKDLVGKAAAK from the coding sequence ATGCAGCGCGCATCACATCACCGGTCCAGATCACGACGCGGCCTCGCGGCGGCCGTGGCGGCCGGCGCACTGACCGCGTCCATGCTGGGCAGCGGCGGCCCGGCCAGCGCGGACACGTCGCCGGACCGGGCCCTGGTGGAGAAGATGGCGACAACGTTGTCCCTGCCGTCTCCGCCGGGCGCCGCGAAGCAGGTGAAGGTACTGGTCTTCCACGCGTCGGCCGCCGACGAGGCGCCGTACACGGACGCCGGGATCGCGGCGATCGAGAAGATCGGGCTGAGCGGCCCGGAGGCCGGCCGGTTCACCACCGTGGCCACGGCCGACCCGAAGGTCTTCACCAACGGCAAGCGGCTCGGCTCCTTCCACGCCGTCGTCTTCCTGACCGGCGGGGGCGACGTCCTCGACCCGGAGCAGGAAGCGGGCCTGGAGGCCTACATGGAGGCGGGCGGCGGTTTCCTCGGCATCCATGACGCGGCGCGGACCGAACCGTACTCGGACTGGTTCACCGGACTGGTCGGAGCGCGTCCCGCGGCGAACAGCCCGGCGTCCGCGCAGCGGGCGACCGTGGAGATCGGCGACCGGGTCCACCCGGCCACCAAGAACCTGCCGCTGGAGTGGAAGCGCCCCGACAAGTGGCTGAACTGGACGAAGAACCCGTCCGGCGAGGTGCACACCGTGGCGCGGGTGCGGGAGTTGACGTACAAGCCGGGCGCGAGCGCCAACGGCTGGGACCACCCGGTCTCCTGGTGTCGCGACTACGACGGCGGCCGGTCCTTCTACACAGCGATGGGCGGCACGGCGGACAGCTTCGCGGAGACCGACTTCCGCGACCATCTGCGCGGCGCGCTCGCCTGGACGAACCGGACCTCGCAGGCGGACTGCAAGGCGACGATCACCTCCAACTACACCGCCGAGCGCCTGACCCAGCCCAACCAGCCGGGCCAGAACGACCAGATCGGCGAGCCGCACGGTCTGGTGACGGCGCCGGACGGCCGCGTGTTCTACATCGGGCGCGGCGGGGCCGACAGCTCCGCACCGGTCGTCATCGACTGGAACGACCCGGACATCGGCAAGGGCAAGGGCGAGATCCACGTCTACGACCCGAAGACGAAGAAGGTCACCCTGGCGGGTGCGCTGGACGTCTTCGGCAACAAGGGCGGCGGGGACGAACTGGTCAAGGTCGAGGAGGGTTTGCTCGGCATCGAGCTGGACCCGGACTTCGCGTCCAACGGGTGGGTGTACCTGCACTACACCCCGCACGCGAAGATCGACCGCGACAAGCGCATGGCGACCCGCCAGGTCTCCCGCTTCACCTTCGACTCCGCGACCGGCAAGCTGGACCTGGCCTCGGAGAAGGTGCTGCTCGGCTGGCCGGTGCAGATCAACAGCTGCTGCCACGCGGGCGGCGGCATGGCGTGGGACTCGAAGGACAACCTGTACATCGCGACCGGTGACAACAACTCCTCCGGTTTCAGCGGTGGTTACTCCGGCAACAACCCGGAGCCGAACTACAAGGGCGTCGGCTTCGCCGACGCGCGGCGCACCGCCGGCAACACCAACAACCTCAACGGGAAGATCCTGCGGATCCACCCGGAGGACGACGGCACGTACACCCTGCCGTCCGGCAACCTCTTCACCGGGGAGGAGCCGGACGAGGGCGGCGGCAAGACCCGCGGCGAGATCTACGTGATGGGCGTGCGCAACCCGGCCCGGATCTCGATCGACGCCGCGACGGACACGCTGTACGCGGGCTGGGTCGGCCCCGACGCGGGCGCCCCGTCCACCACCTGGGGTCCGGCGAAGTACGACACGTTCGCCGCGATCACCAAGGCGGGCAACCACGGCTGGCCGTACTGCATGGGCAACAACCAGCCCTACCGGGACCGTAATCTGCCCGACCCGAGCAAGCCGCTGGGCTGGTACGACTGCGACGCGCCGAAGAACGAGTCGCCGCACAACGACGGCCTGGTCAAGATCCCGCCGGTGACCCCGAACACCATCTGGTACTCCCCGCAGGGCGGCGGGGTCGACTACCCGCGCGACGAGAACGGCGTACCGAGCTACAAGGCGGAGGAGGGCAAGCAACTGCTCCCCTGGCTCAAGGGCGGCGGGCAGGCCACGATGAACGGCCCGCTCTACCGCTACGACGCGCAGAGCGGGTCCACCGCCAAGTGGCCCGCCTACTGGGACGGCAAGTGGTTCGTCGGCGACTTCTACGACGACACCCAGCCCCGGCACGCCGTGCTCACCGACCCGAAGACGGTCGGCAAGGGCGGACTGCCCACGCACGCCGAGTCGTTGAAGAAGATCATCCCGGTCGGGGCGGACGGCATCCGCAACCTGATGGACTGGAAGTTCGCGCCGGACGGCTCGCTGTACGTCCTGGACTACGGGCGCGGCTTCTTCACCTCCGACCCCAAGTCCGCGCTGTGGCGCGTGGCGTACAAGGGCGGCGCCGCGACCCCGGCCGCCAAGGATCTCGTCGGAAAGGCGGCAGCGAAGTGA